The sequence below is a genomic window from Tenacibaculum tangerinum.
TACAAGAAAGGGAAACGCTACAATACTCAACAATAAACCAAGTCCGTGCGTTAATATATTCAGTCTTTCTTCTTCTTTGCTATAACGGTGATTTAAATTCTCGGTCATTGTGTAATCGGTTGGTATCTTTCATATACAACTCATCATTAATCAATTCATTGTATATGGTATTAAAGGTTTTTTCTTTGAGTTTCTTTTTGTCTTTCATAACCAAATTCTTGGTTTCAATAAATTTACATTGTTTTACTCTGAATGTTCCTGGATGTCCTTTAAAAAAATCCCAAGAAAACAAGCGTTTACAATCGTAATATACCTGAGGCACAATGGGTATTTGATGTTCTATAGCCAAACTAAACGCTCCGTTTTTAAAGGGAGCTAATATAATATTTTCAGTAGGCACCAAGCCTTCAGGAAAAATAGCAACACTGGTTCCGTTTTTTAATCTTTTGTGTGCTTCTTCATATACCTGTTTTCTGCTTTCTGCATCACTTCTGTCCACCACAATAACGACTTTCTTATAAAAAAACCCAAAAATGGGTAGTTTTTCCAATTCCTTTTTTCCTACAAAAACTATGGGGTTTTTACTCATCGCTATCAGCACCCAAGGATCTAACAAAGAGGCATGATTCGCACAAAACAGATAACTTTTATCGCTGTGTATTTCCTGCTCTTTTTCAACTTTTAAACGAAAACCCATTCCGTATATCAGAAGAAAAGCCCACGCTCTTACCACTTTCCAAAAAATAGGATAATATTTTTCACTCGAAGTAAGAATGAGCATAAATGGCGCCATGATAAGTACCGTAATAATTATAAGTAAGTAAAACCAAATACGCCAAACCAATCGAAGTGGAAAAAGTAGATATCTAATCATAGATGCGAATGTAGTAATTTCTTTTGTTTGATAAATTTTAACCTTACTTTTGCTTGCTTAAAAGTATTTATTAAATCCTTTTCAAAACATATTTATGTCAAGAATTTTAACAGGTGTACAAAGTACAGGAACCCCACATTTAGGAAATTTATTAGGAGCCATTTTACCTGCTATTGAAATGGCAAATGATTCGAAAAACGAATCGTTTATTTTCATTGCCGATATGCACTCTTTAACTCAAATTAAAGACGGAAATGAATTGCGAGAAAACACCTACAGTGTGGCTGCTACTTGGCTTGCCTGTGGTATTGACATTAACAGAACGGTGTTTTATCGCCAAAGCGATATTCCTGAAGTTACGGAGTTAACTTGGTATTTGAGCTGCTTTTTTCCGTACCAACGCTTAACACTAGCACACGGTTTTAAAGACAAAGCCGACCGTTTAGCTGATGTAAATGCTGGTTTATTTAGCTACCCAATGTTAATGGCTGCCGATATTTTATTATACGACGCGGAGATTGTACCGGTAGGAAAAGATCAGTTACAACATTTAGAAATGACCCGCGATGTGGCTAACAGATTTAATAATATTGTAGGAGACACCTTAGTTCCGCCACAGGCAAAAGTGAATGAAAACACCAAATTAGTTCCTGGAACGGATGGTGAAAAAATGAGTAAGTCTCGAAATAATTTTATTAATATTTTCTTGCCAGATAAAAAATTACGCAAGCAAATTATGGGTATTCAAACGGATAGCAAAGCTTTAGAAGACCCTAAAGACCCTGATACCGATACCATTTTTGCGTTGTATAAGTTACTCGCTTCTGATGAGCAAATTGCTGAAATGCGTGCAAATTACGAAGGTGGAAATTATGGTTACGGACATGCAAAGCAAGCTTTATATGAATTGATTGTAGAAAAATTTGCTGATGTACGCTCTAAGTACCATCACTATATGGAAAATCGTCATGAAATTGACGAAGCATTGGCTGTTGGAGCAGAAAAAGCTCGTATCGTTGCCAACGATGTACTAAAAAGAGTTCGAAGTAAAGTTGGATATTAATTCTAGAGAAGAGAAACCAGAACAAAAGTTAAAACAGTATTAAATTATGAAAAAATTAATTTTTATTTTTTTCTTAGGAATACTAGCCTGTGCTAATCCTAAAGAAAAAACACAACTAGTAGAAGCTTCATGCGGTCAATGTAAATTTGGTTTAGATAGCCAAAATGGATGTGATTTAGCAGTAAAAATAGATGGAAACGCCTATTTTGTTGATGGTGCTAAAATTGATGATTTTGGTGATGCGCACGATGAAAATATAGGGTTTTGTAATGTCGTTAGAAAAGCTGAGGTTACTGGAAAAATTGAAGGCAATCGTTTTAAAGCTTCTTCTTTTAAAATAGTGGAAGAATAGTTTTTAGCCGTATAGAAACAAAATTCTAAATTTTAGAAAAATTATTATGAAAAGAATTTTATCTTATTTAGCAATTTTTATTGCTACCATGAATTGCTATGCTCAGATTACCTTTGAGAAAGGATATTTTATCTCCAATCAAGGAGAAAGAGTTGAATGTTTAATTAAAAATGTAGACTGGAAAGATAGCCCAGAAGAATTTATATATAAAGAAACCTCTACTTCTTCTCCTAAAACAAACAAAATTAACTATGTTAAAGAATTTGGAGTTTATAATTTTTCGAAATATATCAAAGCGTATGTAAATATCGATAAATCTAGTGATCTGCCTGAGAGTTTTTCAGATGTTAGAAATCCAATATTTGAAAAAGAAACCTTGTTTTTAAAAGTATTAATTGAAGGTGATGCAAGTTTGTTTTATTACGGTAATCGTAATTTAAAAAGATTTTTCTTTAAAAAAGATAATGACACAATAAAACAGTTTATTCATAAAAAATACCTGTCCTCCAATGGTGGTGTTAAAACAGGTAGTATACATATTAATGAGAGATATAAACAACAAATTTCCAACTCTTTTAAATGCAGTAAAATTTCCATAAAACAAATCGAGTCTTTATCATATAAAGAAAGTAGTTTGAGCAATTTCTTCATTAAGTACAACCAATGCAAAAACGCTGAATTCAAACAATTTAACAAAAATAAAAACAAAAGTTCATTTGAATTAACTGCTAAAATAGGTTTAAACAACTCTTCTTTACAATCTAATGACGAAAGTTATAACGATAATAATAGAAATACTAGAAGTGTTAATTATGGATCAAAAACAGGTATGCGTTTTGGTTTAGAGGGAGAGCTTATCTTACCTTTTAACAGAAACAAGTGGAGTTTGTTTTTAGAGGGTAGTTATCAATATTTTAAAAAACAAAAAACTACTGAAAGTGACTTTGTGGTTGGTGGAGTACTGATTCATGAAACCGACTACAAATCAATAGAAGCTGTTTTGGGTCTAAAATATTATTTCTTTTTAAATGAAAAATCTAAAATAGCAATAGCTTTAGGTTATTTACAAGATACACCTATAAATTCTACCATTGTTATTGAAAGGAAAGATGGAACTACTTTTGATTTCTTAGAAATTGGAGGAGGAAGTAGTTTGGTTATAGCAACTGCATATGAATATAACAAATACAGTATCGAATTAAGATATAATAGTCGAAATTTATATGCGAATAGTTATACTCCTTGGTTATTTGATTATAATTCTTTAAGTTTAAATATAGGTTATACTATATTTTAATAAAATAAAAATCCGAAGTCAAGATTGACTTCGGATTTTTTGTTATATTCTTTATTCAAATTACGGCGCTGGATTTGGAATTGCCTTGTGTACTTCTTCTACCTCAGCTAAAATGTCTTCTGACAATTCAACATGAATTGAGTTGATGTTTTCTTTTAGTTGACTCATCTTAGTCGCTCCAATAATATTACTGGTTACAAATGGCAACTGGTTAATATAAGCCAACGATAATTCTGTTAAGGTCAAACCGTATGTAGTTGCTATTTTTTGATACGCTAAAACCGCTCTTTCTGAACCTTCGTTTTTATACCTAGCTATAAACCTCGGAAATAAGGTCCCTCTTGCGCCTTCTGGGGCGTTGCCATCTATATATTTTCCTGTTAATACTCCTTGTGCTAACGGAGAGTAGGCTAACAGTCCAATATTTTCTCTCATCGAAACCTCACTCATTCCTACTTCATATCCTCTGTGAATTAATGAGTAGGAATTCTGAATGGTAACCATTCTAGGTAAACCGTGTTGTTCGGCTGTTTGCAAGTATTTCATTGTTCCCCAAGGCGTCTCGTTCGATAAGCCTACGTGTTTTATCTTTCCTTGTTTTATAAAATCGTTCAAGGTTTCTAAAATCTCTACATGATTTTCTGCTTCTTGGTCAGAGGTTTTATAGGGATAATCACGTACTCCGAAGCAATTTACACCACGATTTGGCCAATGCAATTGGTACAAATCAATATAATCGGTTTGTAAGCGTTGTAAGCTCCCCTCAATCGCTTCTGCTATATTTTTTTTATTGAGTCCACCTGCTCTTATATGTGCTGTATAATCACCTCCCCCAGCTATTTTAGAAGCCAATACTACTTTATCTCTGTTTCCTGTTTTTTTAAACCAAGAACCTATAATTTTTTCGGTAGCTCCGTATGTTTCTGGTGTTGCTGGTACCGAATATAATTCAGCAGTATCAAAAAAGTTTACCCCTTGTTCTAACGCATAATCCATTTGTTCGTGACCTTCCGCCTCGGTATTTTGTCGCCCCCAAGTCATAGTTCCTAAGCAAATTTTTGAAACTTTTATATCGGTATTGGGTAATGTGGTGTATTTCATCTTATCTTGTAGTTTAACTGTTGAATCGTGAAATTATTTACATGGTAATCCAATACACATTTCAACTATTACACGTTTAAACTTTTATTTTAAAATGGCTTCAATTCCTGGTAAGGTTTGTCCTTCTAGCATTTCTAACATGGCTCCTCCTCCGGTAGACACATAACTCACTTTATCGGCAAATCCGAATTGTTTTACTGCAGCAACTGAATCTCCTCCACCTACTAACGAAAACGCTCCGTTTTTAGTCGCTTCTGCAATGGCATTTCCTAAACCGATGGTTCCTTGTGCAAATTTTTCCATTTCAAAAACACCTAAGGGTCCGTTCCATAAAATAGTTTTCGATTTTGCGATAACTTCAGCAAATTTTTCACCAGTTTTAGGTCCGCAATCTAGTCCCATCCATCCATCAGGAATTTCATTAGTAGCTACTACTTGCGTAGTTGCATCGTTTGAAAAAGCATCGGCGATAACCGCATCTACTGGTAAATGAATTTCTGTTTGATGTTCTTTTGCTTTGGATAAAATTTCCAAGGCTAGGTCTAATTTATCGTCTTCTACGAGTGAGTTTCCTATTTTTCCTCCTAAAGCTTTAATAAATGTAAACGTCATTCCACCACCAACAATAATATGATCTACTTTTTCAATAATATTTTCAATCACCCCTATTTTAGACGATACTTTTGCGCCTCCTAAAATAGCGGTTACTGGTTTTTCTGAATTATTTAATACTTTGTCAATACTTTCAATTTCTGTTGCTAATAGTTTTCCGAAGCATTTATTTTCTGGAAAAAATTGTGCAATTACTGCCGTCGAAGCGTGCGCTCTGTGAGCCGTACCAAAGGCGTCGTTTACATATACATCTCCCCATTTCGACAATTGTTCTGCAAAAGAAACGTCTCCTGCTTTTTCTTCTGGGTAAAATCGTAAGTTTTCTAATAATAACACCTCTCCGCTTTTTAAATTGGCTACTGCTTCTTCAACAGTTGTGCCTATACAATCATTTACAAATTTTACTTGTACACCTAATACTTGAGTTACTTTACGAACAATATGACCTAACGAGAACTGATCTTCCTTTCCTTTTGGACGCCCTAAGTGCGACATTAAAACACAGCTTCCTCCATCTTCTAAAACTTTTAAAATTGTTGGTTTCGCTGCTTGAATTCTGGTATCATCAGTTACTTCAAAAGCATTGTTTAAAGGCACGTTAAAATCTACACGGATTAATGCTTTTTTGTTTTCAAAATTGAAATCGTTTAATGTTCTCATATTACGTATCTTCTTTGTTTCTTAAAAAAACAAAAATAATTATTTAAATCTGATTGAACCTATTCTTTTTCAGCTTTCAATCTTATATTTGCGAAACGTACTTATTCTTATGAAAACAAGCTGTATAAAAATAACCTCAGAGAAACTCAATTTACAAGAGTGCTACGATTTTGTAGCCGATCCTTCTTGTGGCGGAATTGCTGTCTTTGTAGGTACTGTAAGGAATTCTACAAAAAATAAAGAGGTTACTCAACTCGATTTTTCTACTTACAAACCTATGGCAATGAAGGAAATGCAAAAAATTGCGACTGCCGCTTTAGAAAAATTTGGGGTGACAAAAATTGCGATTCATCATGCTGAAGGTTTGTTGGCTATTGGCGATATTCCAGTAATTATTACCGTTTCTTCTCCCCACAGAAAAGCTGCTTTTGAAGCTTGCCAGTTTGCTATTGACACGTTAAAAGAAACCGTTCCTATTTGGAAAAAAGAGTTTTTTGAAGATGGTGAGGTGTGGGTAAATGCACATCCTTAAAAGCTACATTATACACATGAACTTAAATTATTCAATGACAAATATTTCTGGTTGAACCCAGTTGGCTCTTAGCTTATACACTGCTTCTGAATAAATTAACTTTTCTGGTTGTTGTTGTTTTAAGAAATTGCCCGTATCCCATTGACCATTGTTATTTACATCGATAATAGCTCTCACATTGTACTCTTGGGGTTCTAACAACGTAAACTCTATTTTTTTAGAAGTAGTATTTACATACCTCTTTTCTAACACTTTATCTCTACTTATTAGCTCGATAATAACAGGGTGTTTGGTCTTGTTTTGAACGTCTAATATAATGCTTCCGTAATCTTCAACTGTACGTGTTGTAAACTTGTAATCTAAACTATCGTTAGTGATTTCATAAACATCGGTTATTGCTTTAGGAACCGCTTTAAAAAAGTACCCATATTTGGGTTTCTTTTCAAACAAAACTGCTAATTTATTAATGGCTTGTTTTTTCATTTCAAAATCAACAGCTACAGTATCTGTATCTATCAATGAAAATTTCGATTTATCAAAAGAAACTATCGGATTATTTGTTTTAATAAACAGCGTGTCTTTTAGGTTTAAAACTCCATTTACACTTGATGTTACGGATAAGGAGTCTATCTTTTCTTTACGCAACTTTACCGTTATGGTATCTTTAAAATTTTGATTATGAACTACAAACCTCAATGAGTCTCTCTCGATAGGTGTAAACCAATAATTGAGCGTGTCTTTATCGGTCTCGAATTGTGTAAATGACTTAAAGTCTTTAGGAACTTCAGATAACAATTCGACATTCATATCTTCTTGATATCCTTGATAACCAAATTGAATCTTTCCTTTTGAAACTTCTTTTCCTCTCTTAAATTCATAGGGTTGAGTTTCCTTGAAAAAACGAATAGGATCGATTACTATAGTATCTTTTGGTAATGTAATGGTATCTTTTACAAAACCTATTTTATCGGTTTTACTATTAAAAATATAATCACTAGCTGGTTCTTTTAAAGCGAGCATTAGGTATTTTCCTTCTCGTAAGTTGCTAAATTCAAAATTTGTAGAATCTAACGTACTGGTTACATAGTTTGGTTTTTGTTTAAAAATAACTGAATCGTTGTAAGTACTATCTATCTTGTACAATAGCACACTTACTTCTTTTACTTTATCTTTACCGAAAGCATCGGCTACTGTTCCTTTAATTTTTAAAGAATCTATATAGTCTCCTGTTGAAAACACATATTTAAAGCTTTCTAATTTATTGTTTTCGTTATTGTCTTGTACAGCATTTCCGAAATTAAATGTATACGTGGTATTTGGTCTTAACGTGTCTATTATTTTTATGTTGATGAATTTACTAGGTGTGCCTTGCGGTGTAATTAAAGGTGGGTTTTTCATTGGAGGAGAAATCACCAACTGCTTTTGTAAGTCTTTTAACACTACATATTCATCGAAATAAATACGAATATTATCGTCATCAAAATGAATGGTTTCGTAGGGTGGATTTGCGGTAACCATGATGGGTGCTGTTTCATCTTTCGGTCCTCCTTCTGGTCGTCCTTTCCGAGCACAGTTACTTAAAACGAAAGCAAAGAAAGTAAGTAAAATAAGGTATTTATTTTTCACAAAACAATGGTTTAGAATCCAATTTCAAAAGTAGTAAATTAAGATGGATTGTATTAATTTTTCTGTGTGTAAGCCATCGCAGCAATACTTATTGTTATGTTTTTTGTTTTTAACAGTTCGGTAGCACATGCCTCTAAGGTCGCCCCTGTAGTAATTACATCATCGATAAGTAATACATGTTTGTTTTCAAAAATTAGGGTATTGGTAAGTTTAAATTTTGTATTGCTATTAGAAAAGCGTTCAAAACGCTGTTGTTGTGTTTGTGTTGTAGTAAAAGAGGTTCTGATAAGGATGTTTGGTTTATATTCAATTTGCAACACATCACCTAGCTTTTTACCAAACATGGTTAGTTGATTGTAGCCTCTTTTTTTGAGCTTTTGGATATACAATGGTACTGGAACAATATAATCTACATCAGTAAATATACCTAACGATTTTAACGTTTCACCAAACCATTCGGCTACAAATATTCCTATTTCTGGTTGGTTTTTATATTTTAATTCATGTATGAGCTTTTGGGCAATCCCTTCTTTTTGATACAAAAGAAACGCTCTTACATTTTGGACAGGTATTTTTCCGTAAAAATTTGACATTAATGTAACATTTGTGTGCTCATTGTCATTTATAATTGGCAAGTCATTCTTACAAATAGTACATAAGTGTTTTTCATTTTGTAGTAATACTGCTTCGCAGTTTATACATATATTGGGGTAAAATAAATAGAATATATCTTTTAAGGCTTTCATCTTTACTAGCATTTTTTGTAGAGAAAGATACAAAAAAACAACACAGCGTCGTCTTTTGGGTAAAAGTTTAATTTTTCTAAGAATCTATAAAACATCGGGTATGGTAATTCCTATTTCTAGGTACTTAGTTGTTAAAATGTTAAAGTAAATTGATTCTTACAACTGCTGAAGTAATTATAGAGTAGGAGCTGAAAACGGAGCTATAGCATAATACCTGTTTAAGAAAAAGTCCGTTCAATTAATTGTTTTAAAAGCATTGGTAGAGGCTATTAAAGCTCAAATAGAAAAATTAGGATACACTAAAGCTGATTATATCGTTTCTAGTCTTTAATAATTATTCCAAAAGGAGTATCATACTCAATTCTTATAAGTTGCAATGATTCTTTAAACTATAACGACGACTTTATTCAATATGAATACCGTTCTATTTACTATAAAAAATTAAG
It includes:
- a CDS encoding DUF6370 family protein, translating into MKKLIFIFFLGILACANPKEKTQLVEASCGQCKFGLDSQNGCDLAVKIDGNAYFVDGAKIDDFGDAHDENIGFCNVVRKAEVTGKIEGNRFKASSFKIVEE
- a CDS encoding ComF family protein, with product MSNFYGKIPVQNVRAFLLYQKEGIAQKLIHELKYKNQPEIGIFVAEWFGETLKSLGIFTDVDYIVPVPLYIQKLKKRGYNQLTMFGKKLGDVLQIEYKPNILIRTSFTTTQTQQQRFERFSNSNTKFKLTNTLIFENKHVLLIDDVITTGATLEACATELLKTKNITISIAAMAYTQKN
- a CDS encoding molybdenum cofactor biosynthesis protein MoaE — its product is MKTSCIKITSEKLNLQECYDFVADPSCGGIAVFVGTVRNSTKNKEVTQLDFSTYKPMAMKEMQKIATAALEKFGVTKIAIHHAEGLLAIGDIPVIITVSSPHRKAAFEACQFAIDTLKETVPIWKKEFFEDGEVWVNAHP
- a CDS encoding Ig-like domain-containing protein, with the protein product MKNKYLILLTFFAFVLSNCARKGRPEGGPKDETAPIMVTANPPYETIHFDDDNIRIYFDEYVVLKDLQKQLVISPPMKNPPLITPQGTPSKFINIKIIDTLRPNTTYTFNFGNAVQDNNENNKLESFKYVFSTGDYIDSLKIKGTVADAFGKDKVKEVSVLLYKIDSTYNDSVIFKQKPNYVTSTLDSTNFEFSNLREGKYLMLALKEPASDYIFNSKTDKIGFVKDTITLPKDTIVIDPIRFFKETQPYEFKRGKEVSKGKIQFGYQGYQEDMNVELLSEVPKDFKSFTQFETDKDTLNYWFTPIERDSLRFVVHNQNFKDTITVKLRKEKIDSLSVTSSVNGVLNLKDTLFIKTNNPIVSFDKSKFSLIDTDTVAVDFEMKKQAINKLAVLFEKKPKYGYFFKAVPKAITDVYEITNDSLDYKFTTRTVEDYGSIILDVQNKTKHPVIIELISRDKVLEKRYVNTTSKKIEFTLLEPQEYNVRAIIDVNNNGQWDTGNFLKQQQPEKLIYSEAVYKLRANWVQPEIFVIE
- the trpS gene encoding tryptophan--tRNA ligase — encoded protein: MSRILTGVQSTGTPHLGNLLGAILPAIEMANDSKNESFIFIADMHSLTQIKDGNELRENTYSVAATWLACGIDINRTVFYRQSDIPEVTELTWYLSCFFPYQRLTLAHGFKDKADRLADVNAGLFSYPMLMAADILLYDAEIVPVGKDQLQHLEMTRDVANRFNNIVGDTLVPPQAKVNENTKLVPGTDGEKMSKSRNNFINIFLPDKKLRKQIMGIQTDSKALEDPKDPDTDTIFALYKLLASDEQIAEMRANYEGGNYGYGHAKQALYELIVEKFADVRSKYHHYMENRHEIDEALAVGAEKARIVANDVLKRVRSKVGY
- a CDS encoding phosphoglycerate kinase, with the protein product MRTLNDFNFENKKALIRVDFNVPLNNAFEVTDDTRIQAAKPTILKVLEDGGSCVLMSHLGRPKGKEDQFSLGHIVRKVTQVLGVQVKFVNDCIGTTVEEAVANLKSGEVLLLENLRFYPEEKAGDVSFAEQLSKWGDVYVNDAFGTAHRAHASTAVIAQFFPENKCFGKLLATEIESIDKVLNNSEKPVTAILGGAKVSSKIGVIENIIEKVDHIIVGGGMTFTFIKALGGKIGNSLVEDDKLDLALEILSKAKEHQTEIHLPVDAVIADAFSNDATTQVVATNEIPDGWMGLDCGPKTGEKFAEVIAKSKTILWNGPLGVFEMEKFAQGTIGLGNAIAEATKNGAFSLVGGGDSVAAVKQFGFADKVSYVSTGGGAMLEMLEGQTLPGIEAILK
- a CDS encoding NADP(H)-dependent aldo-keto reductase — protein: MKYTTLPNTDIKVSKICLGTMTWGRQNTEAEGHEQMDYALEQGVNFFDTAELYSVPATPETYGATEKIIGSWFKKTGNRDKVVLASKIAGGGDYTAHIRAGGLNKKNIAEAIEGSLQRLQTDYIDLYQLHWPNRGVNCFGVRDYPYKTSDQEAENHVEILETLNDFIKQGKIKHVGLSNETPWGTMKYLQTAEQHGLPRMVTIQNSYSLIHRGYEVGMSEVSMRENIGLLAYSPLAQGVLTGKYIDGNAPEGARGTLFPRFIARYKNEGSERAVLAYQKIATTYGLTLTELSLAYINQLPFVTSNIIGATKMSQLKENINSIHVELSEDILAEVEEVHKAIPNPAP
- a CDS encoding lysophospholipid acyltransferase family protein; the protein is MIRYLLFPLRLVWRIWFYLLIIITVLIMAPFMLILTSSEKYYPIFWKVVRAWAFLLIYGMGFRLKVEKEQEIHSDKSYLFCANHASLLDPWVLIAMSKNPIVFVGKKELEKLPIFGFFYKKVVIVVDRSDAESRKQVYEEAHKRLKNGTSVAIFPEGLVPTENIILAPFKNGAFSLAIEHQIPIVPQVYYDCKRLFSWDFFKGHPGTFRVKQCKFIETKNLVMKDKKKLKEKTFNTIYNELINDELYMKDTNRLHNDREFKSPL